The Juglans regia cultivar Chandler chromosome 2, Walnut 2.0, whole genome shotgun sequence genome includes a window with the following:
- the LOC108982611 gene encoding expansin-A23-like codes for MIMALAFAANGVHAGWEYAHATFYGDMSGGDTMMGACGYEDLFKQGYGLATTALSTALFEDGSACGACYELRCTDSPWCKHGAGSIRVTATNFCPPDYTKTQGVWCNPPQKHFDLSMPMFLKIAEYKAGIVPVSYRQVMCYKQGGIKFEIKGNSYWLLVLVYNVGGVGQVADVKIKGSNSSSWIQMTRNWGQNWQTSERLEGQSLSFQVTASDGKVVQSLNVAPPNWQFNTAYEGRRNFY; via the exons ATGATCATGGCTCTGGCCTTTGCTGCTAATGGTGTTCATGCAGGGTGGGAGTATGCCCATGCAACCTTCTACGGTGATATGAGTGGTGGTGACACCATGa TGGGAGCTTGTGGTTATGAAGATCTATTCAAACAAGGTTATGGTCTTGCAACAACAGCGTTAAGCACCGCACTTTTCGAAGATGGGTCGGCATGCGGGGCTTGCTATGAACTAAGATGCACAGATTCACCTTGGTGCAAACATGGGGCAGGTTCAATCCGAGTAACAGCCACCAACTTCTGTCCTCCTGACTATACCAAAACCCAAGGGGTTTGGTGCAACCCACCACAGAAACATTTCGATCTCTCCATGCCAATGTTCCTCAAGATTGCAGAATACAAAGCTGGGATTGTTCCTGTTTCGTATCGACAAGTCATGTGTTACAAACAAGGTGGGATTAAGTTTGAGATAAAGGGAAATTCGTACTGGCTACTTGTGCTTGTGTATAATGTTGGAGGTGTTGGCCAAGTTGCTGATGTGAAGATCAAGGGTTCCAACAGTAGTAGTTGGATACAAATGACTAGAAATTGGGGCCAAAATTGGCAGACATCTGAGCGGTTGGAAGGGCAAAGCTTGTCTTTCCAAGTGACTGCTTCTGATGGTAAGGTTGTGCAGTCTTTAAATGTTGCACCACCAAATTGGCAATTCAATACGGCATATGAGGGACGTAGGAATTTctattga
- the LOC108982973 gene encoding uncharacterized protein LOC108982973 isoform X2 — translation MAEPPETAPMEALESPTPPSYSSSYPKPQPIPSSSPSPPPSSMSRLWRPAAQRNLRNQWSKLASHRQQWASSSSSGKSHANSLVNVHLSQRYMPSLELGVLNDMPDIRKKACRKLCKQQELYRIKLLSSYKDMVAAVTQMVNACRSMRCYQTGTSNSTLVQFSNSSGDQNDTGDGGGVSVFVFLSISSHEKLAEELVRMFIMELNVKRLLVLEFLSISCEVPQDIGLHWGDQLYQGEFDNLSTLNLFSEETCEPVPPKLMDRKSDTPAVQCKNQPNPEVLQVYLTTWLAEVNINVHRIDEIFSLIGEEMHVSLT, via the exons ATGGCGGAGCCACCTGAAACCGCACCAATGGAAGCCCTCGAGTCGCCAACTCCTCCTTCTTATTCCTCTTCTTATCCGAAGCCCCAACCGATCCCTAGCTCTAGCCCATCACCGCCGCCTTCATCGATGAGCAGGCTATGGAGGCCAGCCGCCCAGCGAAACCTCCGAAACCAGTGGTCAAAACTGGCTTCTCATAGGCAGCAATgggcttcttcttcctctagtGGAAAGTCCCACGCCAATTCTCTCGTCAACGTCCATCTTTCTCAGAG ATACATGCCTTCGTTGGAGCTAGGTGTTCTAAACGATATGCCAGATATAAGAAAGAAAGCCTGTCGGAAATTGTGCAAGCAGCAG GAACTTTACCGGATCAAACTTTTATCATCATACAAGGACATG GTGGCTGCTGTAACCCAAATGGTCAATGCCTGTAGATCCATGAGATGTTATCAAACCGGGACAAGCAATAGTACACTTGTACAATTTTCTAATTCTTCTGGAGATCAGAATGACACTGGAGATGGTGGTGGAGTCTCTGTCTTTGTATTTTTGTCAATCTCTTCTCATG AGAAACTGGCGGAGGAGCTTGTTCGGATGTTTATAATGGAACTAAATGTGAAG CGGTTGCTAGTACTGGAGTTTCTGTCCATTAGTTGTGAAGTTCCACAAGACATTGGGTTGCATTGGGGGGATCAGCTTTATCAAGGAGAATTTGATAATTTGAGTACGTTGAACTTGTTTTCTGAAGAAACTTGTGAGCCAGTCCCACCAAAATTGATGGATCGGAAATCTGACACACCTGCTGTACAATGTAAAAACCAGCCAAATCCAGAGGTTCTGCAG GTTTATCTTACAACATGGCTTGCAGAGgtcaacataaatgttcatag GATAGacgaaatattttctctaattggAGAGGAAATGCATGTCAGCCTCACATAA
- the LOC108982973 gene encoding uncharacterized protein LOC108982973 isoform X1, which yields MAEPPETAPMEALESPTPPSYSSSYPKPQPIPSSSPSPPPSSMSRLWRPAAQRNLRNQWSKLASHRQQWASSSSSGKSHANSLVNVHLSQRYMPSLELGVLNDMPDIRKKACRKLCKQQELYRIKLLSSYKDMVAAVTQMVNACRSMRCYQTGTSNSTLVQFSNSSGDQNDTGDGGGVSVFVFLSISSHEKLAEELVRMFIMELNVKRLLVLEFLSISCEVPQDIGLHWGDQLYQGEFDNLSTLNLFSEETCEPVPPKLMDRKSDTPAVQCKNQPNPEVLQVYLTTWLAEVNINVHRRNIFSNWRGNACQPHISYSWKKNHWV from the exons ATGGCGGAGCCACCTGAAACCGCACCAATGGAAGCCCTCGAGTCGCCAACTCCTCCTTCTTATTCCTCTTCTTATCCGAAGCCCCAACCGATCCCTAGCTCTAGCCCATCACCGCCGCCTTCATCGATGAGCAGGCTATGGAGGCCAGCCGCCCAGCGAAACCTCCGAAACCAGTGGTCAAAACTGGCTTCTCATAGGCAGCAATgggcttcttcttcctctagtGGAAAGTCCCACGCCAATTCTCTCGTCAACGTCCATCTTTCTCAGAG ATACATGCCTTCGTTGGAGCTAGGTGTTCTAAACGATATGCCAGATATAAGAAAGAAAGCCTGTCGGAAATTGTGCAAGCAGCAG GAACTTTACCGGATCAAACTTTTATCATCATACAAGGACATG GTGGCTGCTGTAACCCAAATGGTCAATGCCTGTAGATCCATGAGATGTTATCAAACCGGGACAAGCAATAGTACACTTGTACAATTTTCTAATTCTTCTGGAGATCAGAATGACACTGGAGATGGTGGTGGAGTCTCTGTCTTTGTATTTTTGTCAATCTCTTCTCATG AGAAACTGGCGGAGGAGCTTGTTCGGATGTTTATAATGGAACTAAATGTGAAG CGGTTGCTAGTACTGGAGTTTCTGTCCATTAGTTGTGAAGTTCCACAAGACATTGGGTTGCATTGGGGGGATCAGCTTTATCAAGGAGAATTTGATAATTTGAGTACGTTGAACTTGTTTTCTGAAGAAACTTGTGAGCCAGTCCCACCAAAATTGATGGATCGGAAATCTGACACACCTGCTGTACAATGTAAAAACCAGCCAAATCCAGAGGTTCTGCAG GTTTATCTTACAACATGGCTTGCAGAGgtcaacataaatgttcatag acgaaatattttctctaattggAGAGGAAATGCATGTCAGCCTCACATAAGCTACTCTTGGAAGAAGAATCACTGGGTTTAA
- the LOC108982957 gene encoding uncharacterized protein LOC108982957, with translation MPGNEVGDRVHNFFGQENLSQGQHHSQAGHGNWHGLNNNPLVGNQRQFGASFISDLKNYNVQQSDSERGEGSRSLHVPHGFNLTQSNVRSEFGRSLPQNQHTTLNGHVHGHQFVQTRQNEANFVGVDTESDCHNLSLRGISILESQQGNGPELTKKNSSRLEAAESPVNYDFFGGQQQMSGQQPAMLQSLPRQQPGINDIQLLQQQFMLTQMQELHRQQQEERQQSSINQVFPVPKQTVPNHSAVQINGIPINEASNSPWLPELVAGNTNWLQRGPSPVVQGSSRGLMLSPEQGQALRLMGLVPQQVDQSLYGVPISSARSTPNQNSHVQMDKPALQQVSASGNSFSGHQYSTFPGQVSVQDENFSSRQDFQGKNMFSPAGGQGLSSGFNLDHVQQVDPQQRSASMQEFNGRQEIAGSSETSQEKTLMQVAPSQSVSSLDPTEEKILFGSDDNLWDAFGRSTGVCNMLDAPDFLSGFPSVQSGSWSALMQSAVAETSSADIGLPEEWSGSTFGDTGPPTGNQQPLTINDSSKQPVWTDNNLQTASALSSRPFPPSDDANRPSTSTNYFKVPGFQHSGLKTLHQQGDRLQTGSSHTTIERFQQEGSKWLDRSQLQKPLAEGSHIYGNVAHSSGVEINAKSISGSLAHQQSISSYNSGGQPYSRSSGWNFPESFSPDSGATLKHHENEKSSLLTQSSDHKEATQEEIARGAGLWRAAPVPNSSVGLEHVKPGIGSLQVYREVSSSSSIVAVPNSSTARANQERSHQLQNNNNLDFWKDVQSSGNSKGNEVVGKYQHHLDENPQALQSSGNNGLDKGAVETNEMENLYKKENSRDSFHSNTLLHTSTGGLRENVWLDASDSRTLIGGKQKLSNQVNQKPGARRFQYHPMGDVDVVEPSYGAKYNANPQALAQQVSQGLRGHNQVHADQRSADHTDRNCMGLEKGDTKGLDELPSKGMLPGYVPNSSASFLKSVGNFTPNKTATSSQNMLELLHKVDQSNEHGGTRRHSSSSDCYLSSEMPETETSDGPYCHLQQNQSSATQGFGLQLAPPSQRLPIPDRALSSQNSLQTVLGSSHEASRTEDKGNMWLASTASVQSLTSSCESSQGEFRNNVSGSLGQTENKLSQYKVQEKFSTAFMSGSSFSSNHPQGQHMTVASGQQMPNQSGNMSINRFTSQSKQIDESGERAQAGQSALESAPDVSTSTQNNLACSAEMSQLNSCDQTRSRDPAQQISSLEGMPVSLPSVTAGISRPDSVKTIFPNFWSSDSSQQHLLGAQPSKASSNLFKSHLRSDNNSGPLNSKDVQKGGNSLSGFCATSLNSEGFVEQSVKESPGQQLSSENIDLLKRTSSVLQGNESVVNNPSDSFHSNAAATQRDIEAFGRSLRPNNVTHQDYSLLHQVQAMRSAEMDPSNRSMKRFKGPDSGRDVQHIAPKGGQQPSYGYNDMVRDASCDYSSGPSGDSKMLSFSAKPGESRDTNASSQDILAFDLDGSHNLSSSNSVAAVRSENSQISPQMAPSWFDQHGTFKNGQMLPTYDLRKTATTKGLEQPFVVGRPSDSVLACNLMDQVSATADASYLANVRQSRSTSAEIEKLSSPHLLLPDVTDQSLVVRSKKRKSATSGLIPWHKELEGSQMLPNISAAELVWAHTANRLIEKMEDEEAVEDGSPMLRTSRRLILTTQLMQQLLPPPPAAVLSTDPSSHCESVPYFIARSALGDACSAISCSGTDTCVPPDSGKLLSEKLATFGRIDGQYLKVMEDFIGKARKLENDLLRLDNRVSIVDLRLECQEQEKFSVINRFAKFHGRGQADGAETSLSSDTNANSQKSFPQRYVTALPMPRNLPDRVQCLSL, from the exons ATGCCTGGCAACGAAGTTGGAGATAGGGTCCACAATTTCTTTGGTCAAGAGAACTTGTCTCAGGGCCAGCATCATTCACAGGCTGGTCACGGAAACTGGCACGGTTTAAATAACAATCCTTTAGTCGGAAACCAGAGACAGTTCGGTGCTTCTTTTATTTCTGATTTAAAGAACTACAATGTACAACAATCAG ACTCTGAGAGGGGAGAGGGAAGTCGGTCTTTGCATGTGCCACATGGTTTCAACTTGACACAATCAAATGTGAGGTCTGAGTTTGGCAGAAGTTTGCCTCAGAACCAGCATACAACTTTGAATGGCCATGTGCATGGGCATCAATTTGTCCAGACAAGGCAGAATGAAGCAAACTTTGTGGGAGTGGATACAGAATCCGATTGCCATAATTTATCACTGAGAGGCATATCTATTCTTGAGTCACAGCAAGGGAATGGTCCTGAGCTTACTAAGAAAAACTCATCAAGGTTGGAAGCTGCTGAATCTCCCGTTAATTATGACTTTTTTGGAGGTCAACAGCAAATGAGTGGCCAGCAGCCTGCCATGCTGCAATCTTTGCCGAGGCAGCAGCCAGGGATCAATGACATTCAGCTTCTACAGCAACAATTCATGCTCACACAAATGCAAGAACTTCACAGGCAGCAACAAGAGGAAAGGCAGCAGAGTTCTATAAATCAGGTTTTCCCTGTTCCAAAACAGACAGTTCCCAACCATTCAGCTGTGCAAATCAATGGCATTCCTATTAACGAGGCATCTAATTCTCCATGGCTGCCTGAGCTTGTGGCAGGTAACACAAACTGGCTGCAGCGTGGTCCATCTCCAGTTGTGCAAGGATCTTCTAGGGGACTTATGTTATCCCCCGAGCAAGGCCAGGCATTGCGTCTGATGGGATTGGTTCCTCAACAGGTTGATCAATCTTTATATGGGGTTCCTATTTCTAGTGCAAGAAGTACTCCAAATCAAAATTCTCATGTTCAAATGGATAAGCCTGCATTACAGCAGGTATCAGCCAGTGGTAATTCATTTTCAGGTCATCAGTACTCTACATTTCCTGGTCAGGTTAGTGtgcaagatgaaaatttttcttccaGACAGGATTTTCAAGGTAAAAATATGTTCAGTCCTGCTGGAGGCCAAGGCCTAAGCAGTGGATTTAATTTGGACCACGTGCAGCAAGTGGATCCCCAGCAAAGAAGTGCATCCATGCAAGAATTCAATGGGAGGCAAGAGATAGCTGGATCTTCAGAAACATCACAGGAGAAAACACTGATGCAGGTTGCCCCTTCACAGAGCGTGTCTTCCTTAGATCCAACTGAAGAGAAGATCTTGTTTGGTTCGGATGACAATCTGTGGGATGCCTTTGGAAGGAGCACAGGGGTTTGTAACATGTTGGATGCTCCTGATTTTTTAAGTGGATTTCCTTCTGTGCAAAGTGGGAGTTGGAGTGCTCTTATGCAGTCTGCTGTTGCTGAAACTTCTAGTGCTGATATAGGGCTTCCAGAAGAGTGGAGTGGCTCGACTTTTGGGGACACAGGGCCTCCGACTGGGAATCAGCAGCCCTTAACCATTAATGATAGTAGCAAACAGCCAGTTTGGACTGATAACAACTTGCAGACTGCTTCGGCTTTGAGTTCTAGACCTTTCCCCCCTTCTGATGATGCAAATAGGCCCTCTACGAGTACGAATTATTTTAAGGTTCCAGGATTTCAGCACTCAGGGCTCAAAACTTTGCATCAACAGGGTGACAGGTTACAAACTGGTTCATCTCATACAACTATTGAACGGTTTCAGCAAGAAGGAAGCAAATGGTTAGATCGTAGCCAGCTACAAAAGCCACTTGCTGAAGGCAGTCATATTTATGGAAATGTTGCTCACTCTTCAGGGGTAGAAATAAATGCCAAGAGCATTTCGGGTTCTTTGGCCCATCAGCAGAGCATATCTTCATATAATAGTGGTGGCCAGCCATACAGTAGATCAAGTGGTTGGAACTTCCCGGAATCTTTTTCACCTGATAGTGGTGCTACTTTGAAACATCATGAGAATGAAAAATCATCTCTGCTGACTCAGAGTAGTGATCATAAGGAAGCCACACAAGAAGAAATTGCCCGTGGTGCTGGTCTATGGAGGGCTGCTCCTGTTCCCAATTCATCTGTTGGATTGGAACATGTAAAACCTGGCATAGGTAGCTTGCAGGTTTACAGGGAAGTTTCCAGTTCTAGTAGTATTGTTGCGGTACCTAATTCAAGCACTGCAAGGGCCAACCAGGAAAGAAGCCACCagcttcaaaataataataatcttgatTTCTGGAAGGATGTTCAGTCTTCAGGGAACTCCAAAGGAAATGAGGTTGTGGGGAAATACCAGCATCATCTCGATGAGAACCCTCAAGCTTTGCAGTCATCAGGGAATAATGGGTTGGATAAGGGAGCAGTTGAAACGAATGAAATGGagaacttatataaaaaagaaaactcaaggGACAGTTTTCACTCTAACACATTGCTTCATACTTCCACTGGTGGCTTAAGAGAGAATGTTTGGTTAGATGCTAGTGATTCTCGTACTTTGATTGGGGGCAAACAAAAGTTATCCAATCAAGTTAATCAAAAACCTGGAGCTCGCAGATTTCAGTATCATCCAATGGGGGATGTAGATGTCGTGGAGCCTTCTTATGGCGCAAAATATAATGCTAATCCTCAGGCCTTGGCTCAGCAGGTTTCTCAAGGATTAAGAGGCCATAACCAGGTGCATGCTGACCAGCGATCAGCTGATCATACTGATAGAAATTGTATGGGATTGGAGAAG GGTGACACCAAAGGCTTAGACGAGTTACCTTCAAAAGGCATGCTTCCGGGCTATGTACCTAATTCATCTGCTTCCTTTCTCAAATCTGTGGGTAATTTTACCCCTAACAAGACAGCTACATCAAG TCAAAATATGCTGGAGCTTCTTCACAAGGTGGATCAATCAAATGAACATGGTGGCACCAGAAGACACAGTAGCTCTTCTGACTGCTATCTGTCTTCTGAGATGCCTGAAACAGAAACTTCTGATGGACCATACTGTCACCTTCAGCAAAATCAGTCTTCCGCTACTCAGGGCTTTGGTTTACAGTTGGCCCCTCCATCTCAACGGTTGCCAATTCCTGACCGTGCCTTATCTTCCCAGAACTCCTTACAAACAGTTCTTGGTTCATCTCATGAAGCTTCTAGGACTGAGGATAAGGGTAACATGTGGTTGGCTTCCACAGCCTCTGTTCAGTCTTTGACATCTTCGTGTGAATCATCTCAAGGTGAATTTCGGAATAATGTTTCTGGTAGCTTAGGCCAAACAGAAAATAAACTGTCACAGTACAAAGTCCAAGAAAAATTTTCTACAGCTTTTATGTCTGGTTCTTCTTTCTCTAGTAATCATCCTCAAGGTCAGCACATGACTGTTGCAAGTGGACAGCAGATGCCAAATCAGTCTGGAAACATGTCTATCAACAGGTTTACTTCTCAGTCAAAACAGATTGATGAATCTGGTGAGAGAGCTCAAGCTGGTCAATCTGCCCTGGAGTCAGCACCAGATGTCTCCACGAGTACTCAAAATAACCTTGCTTGTTCTGCGGAGATGTCCCAGCTGAATAGTTGTGACCAAACTCGTTCAAGAGATCCAGCTCAACAAATCTCATCTTTGGAGGGCATGCCAGTCTCTCTGCCTTCTGTTACAGCTGGCATTTCTCGACCAGATTCCGTTAAAACAATATTTCCTAATTTTTGGAGCAGTGATTCAAGCCAGCAACATTTATTAGGTGCCCAGCCATCGAAGGCTTCATCTAACTTGTTTAAGTCCCACCTACGATCAGATAACAATTCTGGACCTTTGAATAGTAAAGATGTCCAGAAAGGAGGGAATAGTCTATCTGGATTTTGTGCAACTTCTTTAAATTCAGAAGGCTTTGTAGAGCAATCTGTGAAAGAAAGCCCCGGGCAGCAACTATCATCTGAGAATATTGACCTTCTCAAACGGACATCGAGTGTATTGCAGGGGAATGAGTCCGTTGTAAACAATCCTTCTGattcatttcattcaaatgCTGCTGCTACTCAAAGAGACATTGAAGCTTTTGGCCGTTCTTTAAGACCAAATAATGTTACGCATCAGGATTACTCCTTACTGCATCAAGTACAAGCCATGAGAAGTGCCGAGATGGATCCAAGTAATCGCAGTATGAAGAGATTTAAAGGTCCAGATTCTGGTAGGGATGTACAGCACATAGCTCCTAAAGGAGGACAACAGCCATCATATGGATACAATGATATGGTTCGAGATGCATCGTGTGATTACAGTTCAGGTCCATCTGGAGATTCAAAGATGCTAAGCTTTTCAGCTAAGCCAGGGGAAAGTCGGGATACAAATGCATCTTCTCAGGATATATTGGCATTTGATCTGGACGGTTCTCATAATCTATCAAGTAGTAATAGTGTAGCTGCTGTTCGATCTGAGAATTCTCAGATTAGTCCCCAGATGGCACCATCCTGGTTTGATCAGCATGGAACCTTTAAAAATGGACAGATGTTGCCAACATATGATTTGCGGAAAACTGCCACTACGAAGGGTTTGGAACAGCCGTTTGTTGTTGGGAGGCCATCTGACAGTGTACTTGCTTGCAATTTAATGGATCAAGTTAGTGCTACCGCCGATGCTAGTTATCTAGCTAATGTCCGGCAAAGTCGCTCTACATCGGCAGAAATTGAAAAGTTGTCATCCCCTCATTTATTGCTTCCTGATGTCACTGATCAAAGTCTGGTTGTGAGATCGAAGAAGCGTAAAAGTGCTACATCAGGACTTATACCATGGCATAAAGAATTGGAGGGCTCCCAGATGCTTCCGAATATCAG TGCGGCAGAATTAGTCTGGGCCCACACTGCAAATCGACTGATTGAGAAG atggaagatgaagaagcAGTGGAAGATGGATCACCGATGCTTAGAACAAGCAGAAGGCTAATTTTGACAACACAACTTATGCAGCAGCTGCTTCCACCTCCTCCAGCAGCAGTTCTATCAACTGATCCTAGCTCACACTGTGAGAGCGTGCCTTACTTTATTGCTAGATCAGCATTAGGAGATGCATGCAGTGCAATCTCGTGCTCTGGAACGGATACCTGTGTGCCTCCTGACAGTGGAAAACT CCTGTCTGAGAAGCTTGCAACATTTGGAAGAATTGATGGTCAGTACTTAAAAGTCATGGAAGACTTTATTGGCAAAGCGAGGAAGCTCGAAAATGATCTGTTGAG ACTGGACAACAGAGTCTCAATAGTAGACTTAAGACTGGAATGCCAGGAACAAGAGAAGTTTTCTGTCATCAATCGTTTTGCGAAATTCCATGGCCGGGGGCAAGCTGATGGGGCTGAGACCTCATTGTCCTCTGATACAAATGCAAATTCTCAAAAATCTTTCCCCCAGAGATATGTTACTGCACTTCCAATGCCTAGGAATCTCCCAGACAGGGTACAATGTCTTTCACtttga